A portion of the Streptomyces erythrochromogenes genome contains these proteins:
- a CDS encoding S1C family serine protease, with amino-acid sequence MSTENEGTAAPTPPAAPSVTPAQGSETAPAASAPAPQPGHAPQDAAPAVPPAPPAAPAPAPAPAAGEQVTQQLPPTAAPGTEPTQQIPPVPAAQAPGYGQPPAPAAHGAEGWPPPPPTVPAYGAGGGGPVWGAPPAAEGFPAPKPKGRGGMIAAVLVAALLAGGIGGSVGYWAAERSNDGSGSTTISATNTPKDLKREAGSIAGLAAGALPSVVTIEASAGDGEGGTGTGFVYDQQGHILTNNHVVASAANGGKLFATFSDGKRYDAEVVGRAQGYDVAVLKLKNPPAGLKPLALGDSDKVAVGDATIAIGAPFGLSNTVTTGIVSAKNRPVASGDGTGSKNSYMSALQTDASINPGNSGGPLLDGRGAVIGINSAIQSAGNGGFGGGQAGSIGLGFAIPINQAKNVAESLIKTGKPVYPVISVSVDLQAKTEGAKISEQGAAANELVDPNGPAGKAGLKPGDIITDFGGKPVDSGPTLISMIWTYKPGDTVKLTYLRDGKPNTVDITLGSRVGDK; translated from the coding sequence GTGAGCACCGAGAACGAGGGCACCGCGGCCCCCACACCCCCCGCGGCCCCGTCCGTGACCCCTGCTCAGGGCTCCGAGACGGCGCCGGCGGCCTCCGCGCCCGCTCCGCAGCCGGGCCACGCCCCGCAGGACGCCGCCCCGGCCGTGCCGCCGGCCCCGCCTGCGGCACCCGCCCCTGCTCCGGCGCCCGCCGCCGGTGAGCAGGTGACCCAGCAGCTTCCGCCCACGGCCGCGCCGGGCACCGAGCCGACCCAGCAGATCCCGCCCGTGCCCGCGGCACAGGCTCCCGGCTACGGTCAGCCCCCCGCGCCGGCCGCGCACGGAGCCGAGGGCTGGCCGCCCCCGCCGCCCACCGTGCCGGCGTACGGCGCCGGCGGCGGCGGCCCCGTCTGGGGCGCTCCCCCGGCCGCCGAGGGCTTTCCCGCGCCCAAGCCGAAGGGCAGGGGCGGCATGATCGCGGCCGTGCTCGTGGCGGCCCTCCTCGCGGGCGGCATCGGCGGCAGCGTCGGCTACTGGGCCGCCGAGCGCAGCAACGACGGCAGCGGCTCGACCACCATCAGCGCCACCAACACCCCGAAGGACCTCAAGCGCGAGGCCGGCTCCATCGCCGGGCTCGCCGCGGGCGCACTGCCCAGCGTGGTCACCATCGAGGCCTCGGCCGGAGACGGCGAGGGCGGCACCGGCACCGGGTTCGTCTACGACCAGCAGGGCCACATCCTCACCAACAACCACGTGGTGGCCTCCGCCGCGAACGGCGGCAAGCTCTTCGCGACCTTCTCCGACGGCAAGCGGTACGACGCCGAGGTCGTCGGCCGCGCCCAGGGCTACGACGTCGCCGTGCTCAAGCTGAAGAACCCGCCGGCCGGACTCAAGCCGCTGGCGCTCGGCGACTCCGACAAGGTCGCGGTCGGCGACGCCACGATCGCGATCGGCGCCCCCTTCGGCCTGTCCAACACGGTCACCACCGGCATCGTCAGCGCCAAGAACCGCCCGGTCGCCTCCGGTGACGGCACCGGCAGCAAGAACTCGTACATGAGCGCGCTCCAGACGGACGCCTCGATCAACCCGGGCAACTCCGGCGGTCCGCTGCTCGACGGCCGCGGAGCGGTCATCGGCATCAACTCCGCGATCCAGTCGGCCGGCAACGGCGGCTTCGGCGGCGGCCAGGCCGGCTCCATCGGCCTCGGCTTCGCCATCCCGATCAACCAGGCCAAGAACGTGGCCGAATCGCTGATCAAGACGGGCAAGCCGGTCTACCCGGTGATCTCGGTCTCCGTGGACCTCCAGGCCAAGACCGAAGGCGCGAAGATCTCCGAGCAGGGCGCGGCCGCCAACGAGCTCGTCGACCCCAACGGTCCGGCCGGCAAGGCGGGCCTCAAGCCGGGCGACATCATCACCGACTTCGGCGGCAAGCCGGTCGACAGCGGCCCGACCCTGATCAGCATGATCTGGACCTACAAGCCGGGCGACACGGTGAAGCTGACCTACCTGCGCGACGGCAAGCCGAACACCGTCGACATCACGCTCGGCTCCAGGGTCGGCGACAAGTAG